The genomic segment ATCAGATATGTCTTCTAATGTGCCAGATGGATCATGCGGAATATTATCTAATCTGTCATGGTATGTTTCCCATCCCCCTTCCCTGTCTTCATCACATTCAGGTAACATTACATCAGTTGGGATTATTTCATCAGCTGGCATTGTTTCATCAGAATGTATTTTTACAGCTTGATTCTTAGactgaaataaattttttaggaTTAAGCACGTATTAGAATTCGTGTTTTTACAATCGACACCAGATCCACCTGCACCAAGAGTATTTCCTTTACTTGAGACATTCCTTATATGTGAATTGGCTCTTGATTGAATCGTTACAGGATCTCTTTTATCAGGAGTGCTTTTGAGCtccagttttttcttctatgtTTGTACATGTTTTTGATTTCTCATCACCTTCTTCAGAAGAAGACCAACAAattgctccatttttaatgacTTTTATACTAGATTCTTTTGATATAACTCGATTCCTTGATTTTTTACTAGAACATGATTTACGTTTATTAtgaatctttttttctccataacTTGATGCtacaaaatttacattaCTAGTTTCGACATTTTTTGGAACTTCACATGAATAAAATACTAATAAATTATCATCTGTATGAGGTATTTTAGTACACCTTACTGTTGTAACTATGCTATTTTTTGAATCGAAATCACCATAAGCCGATTGTTTGTCTTTAGCTTCATTTAGTTTagttaaaatattacaatCACCATTATGTTTTAATGCGGATAAAATGTTATTTGGATTATAACCTTCATAGCAgttaaaataatttggaCAATCATTCATTCAAAATTCGTCACagcattcttttttatgttgcaTATATAGATTACTAATGCTTTGAAtgtattttctatatttatCAGAAGTAATTTTATTACATGTGCTTACTTCTATAATGTTCTCATAAttaacataataattatgcaAATGTTTCTGTtcaataaaatatgttaattctagtaaatttttatgaataaaatgataTTCGCATTCAGCTTTTGAaggtttctttttcatattatctTTATGGAAATTCACAAAATCATCAATAATATccccatcatttttttcatgctttTTGGAGTTAatagtattttttatttgttcgtACATCCAATATTTGTAATATAAGCAAGTGATTCTATATGCTTTTGCATTTCTAATACCCTTTAAATACTCTATATTCCTTTTGAtttttgctttaattttttcatcaatgTTACCGGATGAAATTTCTGACGACTTACATTCATAAGATTCATCAGTACCCAAATACGAATTTTTATCTAGTagtttctattttttatatgtataagaatcttttaattttgaatcctaataaacacaaaaaaataatgaattatatataattaaattattcgGTTAAACGCAAAAAGTATAtgtgaatttatttaatggGTAAGGTAACATTCAAATAATATACTATTAACAATTACTATAAtatgtgataaaaatatacttttgcaaatgcaaaaaagtCTGAACCATCTGCAGACATTCTAATAAAAACgtaagcatatatttattgatTATATGTGTATCTATATGTGCACAATAAAATGGTTTTCagttttaatatattatataaaatttacgtAATAGATATATGCCTTTTGGTAAGGTCTTTGATTATAGTTAGGGATTAAATTAAcataggaaaataaaattaaggtaaaaaaaaaaaaacaagattctataaaaagaaaaatttatatattcccTCTTGTAGAAATAtggaatatattatatatagttgTGTATATTAGTGTTAAGAATatattgtttatatataactGAAAGAACTATgcattcttaaaaaaa from the Plasmodium cynomolgi strain B DNA, scaffold: 0027, whole genome shotgun sequence genome contains:
- a CDS encoding hypothetical protein (putative) codes for the protein MSADGSDFFAFAKKLLDKNSYLGTDESYECKSSEISSGNIDEKIKAKIKRNIEYLKGIRNAKAYRITCLYYKYWMYEQIKNTINSKKHEKNDGDIIDDFVNFHKDNMKKKPSKAECEYHFIHKNLLELTYFIEQKHLHNYYVNYENIIEVSTCNKITSDKYRKYIQSISNLYMQHKKECCDEF